Proteins found in one Bremerella volcania genomic segment:
- the bcp gene encoding thioredoxin-dependent thiol peroxidase, with amino-acid sequence MAEWVEAGSKAPSFTLTADDGSKVKLGDLKGSIVVLYFYPKDDTPGCTKEACAFRDRQSELVKHGVKVLGVSPDDKDSHVKFKEKYKLNFPLLVDKDHKLAEKYGAWREKNMYGKVTMGIQRSTFLIDADGKVAKVWKRVQVDGHDAKVLEEVSKLKG; translated from the coding sequence ATGGCAGAATGGGTTGAAGCTGGCTCTAAAGCCCCCAGTTTTACATTGACGGCGGACGATGGCTCGAAAGTGAAGCTGGGCGACCTCAAAGGCTCGATCGTCGTCCTCTACTTCTACCCGAAAGACGACACCCCTGGCTGCACTAAGGAAGCTTGCGCCTTTCGTGATCGCCAAAGCGAACTGGTAAAACACGGCGTCAAGGTACTTGGGGTAAGCCCTGACGACAAGGACAGCCACGTCAAGTTCAAAGAGAAGTACAAGCTCAACTTCCCGCTGCTGGTCGACAAAGACCACAAGCTGGCTGAGAAGTACGGTGCCTGGCGCGAGAAGAACATGTACGGTAAGGTCACCATGGGCATCCAGCGCAGCACCTTCCTGATCGATGCCGACGGCAAGGTGGCCAAGGTCTGGAAACGCGTCCAGGTCGACGGCCACGACGCCAAGGTGCTCGAAGAAGTGAGCAAACTGAAGGGCTAA
- a CDS encoding SlyX family protein → MPEENVVERITTLEEKHAHQERIIADLNEVILDQQKRISRLEALVRQADDRIERLSVAIDQPRSAADERPPHY, encoded by the coding sequence ATGCCAGAAGAAAACGTTGTCGAAAGAATTACAACACTTGAAGAAAAACATGCCCACCAAGAGCGGATCATTGCGGACCTGAACGAGGTCATCCTGGATCAACAGAAGCGAATCTCTCGCCTGGAGGCACTTGTGCGTCAGGCCGATGACCGGATCGAACGATTGAGTGTTGCGATTGATCAGCCGAGATCAGCCGCGGACGAACGTCCACCGCACTATTAA